A single genomic interval of Tsukamurella paurometabola harbors:
- a CDS encoding potassium channel family protein — MRIVVIGLGRFGASVARELIAQGAEVLGVDVDERRVQRISDDLTYAAVADSTDEEALKQLGVPDFAHAVVSIGSDLEAGILATSLLSEFRIPNIWAKATSHQHRRILERVGAHHVVLPEHEMGERVAHLVTGGRMLDYVEFEEDYAMVKAHAPRSIVGKALKDSGVRHKYGITVVAIKHPGEDFTHADYDTIVQDGDVLIVAGRNEAVEAFADVN; from the coding sequence ATGCGCATCGTCGTCATCGGCCTGGGCCGGTTCGGCGCGTCGGTGGCGCGCGAGCTGATCGCGCAGGGCGCCGAGGTGCTCGGGGTGGACGTGGACGAGCGTCGCGTGCAGCGGATCTCCGACGACTTGACCTATGCCGCGGTCGCGGACTCGACCGACGAGGAGGCGCTCAAGCAACTGGGGGTGCCGGACTTCGCGCATGCGGTGGTCTCGATCGGCTCCGACCTGGAGGCCGGCATCCTCGCCACCTCGCTGCTGTCGGAGTTCCGGATCCCCAACATCTGGGCGAAGGCCACCAGCCACCAGCACCGCCGCATCCTCGAACGGGTGGGCGCGCACCACGTGGTGCTCCCGGAGCACGAGATGGGCGAGCGGGTGGCGCATCTCGTGACGGGCGGCAGGATGCTGGACTACGTGGAGTTCGAGGAGGACTACGCGATGGTCAAGGCGCACGCGCCGCGCAGCATCGTCGGGAAGGCCCTCAAGGACTCCGGCGTGCGACACAAGTACGGGATCACCGTGGTGGCCATCAAGCATCCGGGTGAGGATTTCACGCACGCCGACTACGACACGATCGTGCAGGACGGTGACGTCCTGATCGTCGCCGGCCGGAACGAGGCCGTCGAGGCGTTCGCCGACGTGAACTGA
- a CDS encoding CaiB/BaiF CoA transferase family protein yields the protein MAPILDGIVVADFSRVLAGPLATVMLADLGADVVKVERPGAGDDTRAWGPPWTDRTSAYFESANRSKRSVELDLDDPGDRAVARELASRADVFVENFRTGSLDAKGLGYEDLVAVNPRLVYCSITGFGSGAGAELPGYDFLVQALGGLMSITGEPDGDPMKVGVALVDVLTAKDAVAGILAALYERERSGLGQRVEVNLLSSLLGSLANQGATFLATGAAPSRRGNSHPSIAPYETLRCRDGLLAVACGNDGQFARLAATVGAAELADDPRFASNPDRVRHRADLVRLLEARLEAQDAGEWARRLTAAGVPAGTVGDVASGFALAESLGLQPRIHVGDGAMDQVRNPIGFSRTPVTDYRRPPAVGEHTEAVRAGLRNGGGSGGGR from the coding sequence GTGGCACCGATACTCGACGGAATCGTGGTGGCGGACTTCAGCCGGGTGCTGGCCGGGCCCCTCGCGACGGTGATGCTCGCGGACCTCGGCGCGGACGTCGTGAAGGTGGAACGCCCCGGCGCCGGCGACGACACCCGGGCCTGGGGACCGCCCTGGACCGATCGCACCAGCGCCTACTTCGAGTCGGCGAACCGCTCCAAGCGCAGCGTCGAACTCGACCTCGACGACCCCGGGGATCGCGCGGTGGCACGCGAACTCGCCAGTCGCGCCGATGTCTTCGTCGAGAACTTCCGCACCGGGTCGCTCGACGCGAAGGGCCTCGGGTACGAGGACCTCGTCGCGGTCAACCCGCGCCTGGTCTACTGCTCGATCACCGGTTTCGGCTCCGGGGCCGGGGCGGAGCTGCCGGGGTACGACTTCCTCGTCCAGGCCCTGGGCGGGCTGATGAGCATCACGGGCGAACCGGACGGCGACCCGATGAAGGTGGGCGTCGCCCTCGTGGACGTCCTCACCGCGAAGGACGCCGTCGCGGGGATCCTCGCCGCACTGTACGAGCGGGAGCGCTCCGGCCTCGGACAACGTGTCGAGGTGAATCTGCTGTCCTCGCTTCTCGGTTCGCTGGCCAATCAGGGCGCGACCTTCCTCGCGACGGGTGCCGCCCCGTCGCGGCGGGGGAACAGCCACCCGTCGATCGCGCCCTACGAAACCCTCCGGTGCCGCGACGGCCTCCTCGCGGTGGCGTGCGGCAACGACGGCCAGTTCGCCCGCCTCGCCGCCACCGTCGGTGCCGCGGAGCTGGCCGACGATCCGCGCTTCGCGAGCAACCCGGACCGCGTGCGCCACCGCGCCGATCTGGTCCGGCTCCTCGAGGCGCGCCTCGAAGCCCAGGACGCGGGGGAGTGGGCCCGCCGGCTCACCGCGGCGGGGGTGCCGGCCGGCACCGTCGGCGACGTCGCCTCGGGATTCGCCCTCGCCGAGAGCCTGGGCCTGCAGCCGCGGATCCACGTGGGCGACGGCGCGATGGACCAGGTGCGCAACCCGATCGGCTTCTCCCGCACCCCCGTCACCGACTACCGTCGCCCACCCGCAGTGGGGGAGCACACCGAGGCGGTCCGCGCCGGGCTACGCAACGGCGGGGGCTCCGGCGGTGGTCGGTGA
- a CDS encoding asparaginase, whose amino-acid sequence MPEVIVLATGGTIASRHDESGAAAPTDAGAALVETAGAVPGIDVTVRDVTAADSSALTLEQLDEIRAAVVDALADPEVAGVVVTHGTDTMEETSLLVDLTHTDPRPVVFTGAQHPADSPAADGPANLAEAIAVAADPGYRGLGVLLSFAGQVQTVRGLAKVSTVAPQPFEGGLPVAELAGTAPNRLLTKPAPIAGVRVDIVASYPGADGALVDAAVAAGARGIVLAGTGSGNTTVALAEAVRRALDAGVVVVVSTRIASGPVDAAYGGGGGAADLVAAGALLSRRLRPGQARIVLLALLAAGVGPRWIAAYLGR is encoded by the coding sequence ATGCCTGAAGTGATCGTGCTCGCCACCGGTGGCACCATCGCCAGCCGTCACGACGAATCCGGCGCGGCGGCCCCCACGGACGCCGGCGCGGCGCTGGTCGAGACCGCCGGCGCCGTGCCGGGAATCGACGTGACGGTCCGCGACGTGACCGCCGCGGATTCGTCCGCGCTGACGCTGGAGCAGCTCGACGAGATCCGGGCCGCGGTCGTGGACGCTCTCGCCGACCCGGAGGTGGCGGGGGTCGTCGTGACGCACGGCACGGACACCATGGAGGAGACCTCGCTCCTGGTAGACCTGACGCACACCGACCCGCGGCCGGTGGTCTTCACCGGTGCGCAGCACCCCGCGGATTCGCCCGCCGCGGACGGACCGGCGAATCTCGCGGAGGCGATCGCGGTCGCCGCGGACCCCGGATACCGGGGGCTCGGGGTGCTGCTCTCCTTCGCCGGGCAGGTGCAGACGGTGCGGGGGCTCGCGAAGGTGTCCACCGTCGCGCCGCAGCCCTTCGAGGGTGGCCTACCGGTGGCGGAGCTGGCCGGGACGGCACCGAATCGGCTGCTGACCAAGCCCGCGCCGATCGCGGGCGTGCGCGTCGACATCGTGGCCTCGTACCCGGGGGCCGACGGTGCCCTCGTCGACGCCGCCGTCGCGGCCGGCGCCCGCGGGATCGTGCTCGCGGGCACCGGGAGCGGGAACACGACGGTCGCGCTCGCGGAGGCGGTGCGCCGCGCGCTGGACGCGGGCGTGGTGGTCGTCGTGTCGACGCGGATCGCGTCCGGGCCCGTCGACGCCGCCTACGGCGGGGGCGGCGGTGCTGCCGACCTCGTCGCCGCCGGCGCGCTGCTGTCGCGACGGCTGCGGCCCGGGCAGGCGCGGATCGTGCTACTCGCGCTGCTGGCCGCCGGCGTGGGCCCGCGATGGATCGCGGCGTACCTCGGGCGGTAG
- a CDS encoding DNA polymerase IV: MDAFFASCEQLTRPTLRGRPVLVGGLGGRGVVAGCSYEARVFGARSAMPMHQARRLVGAAAVVLPPRGALYGTVSRRVFATVRELIPVVETLSFDEAFGEPVELAGASTAEVTAFAEELRRRIREETGLVASVGAGAGKQAAKIASGLAKPDGVSVIPPAAQESMLYPLPVRKLWGIGPVAGERLSRLGIDTIGQFAAMSEVEVVSVLGVTLGPALHRLARGEDDRPVAVNGEAKSISAEHTLETDVTTMNALRREIDRSAEHALRRLRRDGRGARTVVLKLKRSDMSLLTRSATLPSATTDAAVLTATAQRLALDPMEIGGLRLVGVGFSGLSSVEQFALFGDESDGSDEASGEADEVADDDGGVDAAEVQVPVVGWRPGMDVRHPEFGHGWVQGAGHGVLSVRFETRTSGAGRMRSFKADDPDLREADPLDSLDWPAEHLRIDEDDEG, translated from the coding sequence ATGGACGCCTTCTTCGCGTCCTGCGAGCAGCTGACCCGGCCCACCCTGCGCGGCCGCCCCGTGCTGGTGGGCGGGCTCGGCGGCCGCGGCGTGGTGGCCGGCTGCTCGTACGAGGCGCGCGTCTTCGGCGCGCGCTCCGCCATGCCGATGCACCAGGCGCGCCGGCTCGTCGGCGCCGCCGCAGTGGTGCTGCCGCCGCGCGGCGCGCTGTACGGGACCGTGAGCCGCCGGGTCTTCGCGACCGTTCGCGAGCTCATCCCCGTTGTCGAGACCCTGTCGTTCGACGAGGCCTTCGGCGAGCCGGTCGAGCTCGCCGGGGCGTCCACCGCCGAGGTGACGGCCTTCGCCGAGGAGCTGCGCCGCCGCATCCGCGAGGAGACGGGGCTCGTCGCCTCGGTCGGCGCGGGGGCGGGGAAACAGGCCGCCAAGATCGCCTCGGGCCTCGCGAAGCCCGACGGGGTGTCCGTCATCCCGCCCGCCGCGCAGGAGTCGATGCTGTACCCGCTGCCGGTGCGCAAGCTCTGGGGCATCGGCCCGGTGGCGGGGGAGCGGCTCTCCCGCTTGGGGATCGACACCATCGGGCAGTTCGCGGCGATGAGCGAGGTCGAGGTGGTCTCGGTGCTCGGCGTGACGTTGGGGCCGGCGCTGCACCGGCTGGCGCGCGGTGAGGACGATCGGCCGGTGGCGGTGAACGGCGAGGCGAAGTCGATCAGCGCGGAACACACGCTCGAGACCGACGTGACCACGATGAACGCGCTGCGGCGGGAGATCGACCGCAGCGCCGAGCACGCGCTGCGGCGGCTGCGCCGGGACGGGCGCGGGGCGCGGACCGTCGTGCTCAAGCTCAAGCGGTCCGACATGTCCCTGCTGACGCGGTCCGCCACGCTGCCGTCGGCGACCACCGACGCGGCCGTGCTCACCGCGACCGCCCAGCGCCTCGCGCTCGACCCGATGGAGATCGGTGGCCTGCGGCTCGTCGGGGTCGGCTTCTCCGGGCTCAGCAGCGTGGAGCAGTTCGCGCTGTTCGGCGACGAGAGCGACGGGAGCGACGAGGCTTCCGGGGAAGCGGACGAGGTCGCAGACGACGACGGCGGTGTGGACGCGGCCGAGGTCCAGGTACCTGTCGTGGGGTGGCGACCCGGCATGGACGTGCGCCACCCCGAGTTCGGCCACGGCTGGGTGCAGGGCGCCGGGCACGGGGTGCTCAGCGTGCGCTTCGAGACGCGCACCTCCGGCGCCGGCCGGATGCGCAGCTTCAAGGCCGACGACCCAGACCTGCGCGAGGCCGACCCCCTCGACTCCCTCGACTGGCCCGCCGAACACCTGCGCATCGACGAGGACGACGAGGGCTAA
- a CDS encoding HNH endonuclease signature motif containing protein — protein MLDSEDVLSALERLEAAFRKVPYSQHRLTQVAVEQGLPGQLGYTGMKELLVQRLRLAGGEARDRIHGARDRAPQHGHGVCPEPRYALVAKAQRDGTISDRHALAIDHVFAKCRRTIRPDQAAILEDVLVTAAADVTPEDLSVIGARALAHLDPDGAEPDSDVIERARGLHVGTQDGDLMTPFDGDLSPEGRALLDTILEKLARPGVNNPADADDPVDLTDQDAVKAAAKHDQRTAAQRNHDALVTALGLAVASGGLGQHRGLPCVPIITLGIDQLETETGIATTATGGRLPVADALRMMGTNPKYVLVLDLASRPLFLGREKRLASADQRIALYGSEKGCTAPGCDAPATRCQVHHITEWADGGATDITCLTLACDAHHGKVAPATGDFPRGWETITVPQGEYAGRTGWRRTADPTHEHRVNHKHHTEELYRHALERWNARIAELRNLWRAEELRVRYRECVGSIHDDIGEILDGPHGPPILEALLAEHDADEPWNCQMPADLRTAA, from the coding sequence ATGCTGGACTCCGAAGACGTCCTCTCCGCACTGGAGCGCCTGGAGGCGGCCTTCCGGAAGGTGCCGTACAGCCAACATCGCCTCACCCAGGTCGCGGTGGAGCAAGGTCTGCCGGGGCAGCTGGGCTACACCGGGATGAAGGAGCTGCTGGTGCAGCGGCTCCGCCTCGCGGGAGGCGAAGCGCGGGATCGGATCCACGGCGCGCGGGACCGCGCTCCCCAGCACGGGCACGGCGTGTGCCCCGAGCCACGGTATGCGCTCGTCGCCAAGGCACAGCGCGACGGAACGATCTCCGATCGGCACGCCCTCGCGATCGATCACGTCTTCGCGAAGTGCCGCAGGACGATCCGGCCCGACCAGGCCGCGATCCTCGAGGATGTTCTCGTCACCGCCGCTGCGGACGTCACGCCCGAGGACCTCTCCGTCATCGGGGCCCGCGCTCTCGCGCACCTCGACCCCGATGGGGCGGAGCCCGATTCCGATGTGATCGAGCGCGCCCGCGGCCTCCACGTGGGTACGCAGGACGGCGACCTGATGACGCCGTTCGACGGCGACCTGTCCCCCGAGGGGCGCGCGTTGCTGGACACGATCCTGGAGAAGCTCGCGCGGCCCGGAGTGAACAATCCCGCGGACGCGGACGATCCCGTGGATCTCACCGATCAGGACGCGGTGAAGGCGGCGGCGAAGCATGATCAGCGGACGGCGGCGCAGCGCAACCATGACGCGCTCGTGACCGCACTGGGGCTCGCCGTCGCGTCTGGCGGGCTCGGGCAGCACCGCGGCCTGCCGTGCGTCCCGATCATCACGCTCGGCATCGACCAGCTCGAGACGGAGACCGGCATCGCCACCACCGCCACCGGCGGCAGGCTCCCGGTCGCCGACGCGCTGCGCATGATGGGCACCAATCCGAAGTACGTCCTGGTCCTCGACCTCGCGTCGCGGCCGCTGTTCCTCGGGCGCGAGAAGCGCCTCGCCTCCGCGGATCAGCGGATCGCGCTGTACGGCTCCGAGAAGGGCTGCACCGCACCCGGGTGCGACGCGCCCGCCACCCGCTGCCAGGTGCACCACATCACCGAGTGGGCCGACGGCGGAGCCACCGACATCACCTGTCTCACTCTCGCCTGCGACGCCCACCACGGGAAGGTGGCGCCCGCGACCGGTGACTTCCCTCGGGGCTGGGAGACGATCACGGTCCCTCAGGGCGAGTACGCCGGCCGCACCGGCTGGCGCCGCACGGCCGACCCGACCCACGAGCACCGGGTGAACCACAAGCACCACACCGAAGAGCTCTATCGCCACGCCCTCGAACGCTGGAACGCCCGCATCGCGGAGCTCCGGAACCTCTGGCGCGCCGAGGAACTGCGGGTGCGTTACCGGGAGTGCGTCGGTTCCATCCACGACGACATCGGCGAGATCCTCGACGGTCCGCACGGCCCGCCGATCCTCGAAGCCCTCCTTGCCGAACACGACGCCGACGAGCCGTGGAACTGCCAGATGCCCGCCGACCTGCGCACCGCTGCGTGA
- a CDS encoding TrkH family potassium uptake protein → MARGMAGPTQPARLIVLGFGLATVIGNVLLSLPIAATDGQRTALSTALFTATSAVCVNGLVVVDTESHWSTFGEVVIMLLVQVGGLGIISLASLLGLLVARRIGLRLQILAQAENKSLELGESKRVVLGVVRMSLAVEAVTALFLFARFALGYDVSTGRAAYLAMFHAVTAYNNAGIALYSDSLTGFAEDPGIVVPIMVAIVIGGLGFPVIYEVTRALRRRLNRDTALTRWSLHTKLTLITYFALLVGGVALITAFEWTNPATLGPRDVAGKILTGTFAGVSPRTAGFNTIDVGAMHPTSLLTTDVLMFIGGGSGGVAGGIKVTTFAILAFVIWAEIRGEPTVHAFGRRISADVQRQAITVALLSVGTVMVGTLTLLQMTHFELDAVLFEVVSAFSTVGLSTGITDDPPVGGRILLVVLMFAGRLGPVTVASALALRERERRYELPEERPIVG, encoded by the coding sequence ATGGCCCGCGGAATGGCCGGTCCCACGCAGCCGGCACGCCTGATCGTTCTCGGCTTCGGCCTGGCGACGGTGATCGGCAACGTGCTCCTGTCCCTGCCGATCGCGGCGACCGACGGCCAGCGCACCGCGCTGAGCACCGCCCTGTTCACCGCCACGTCGGCGGTGTGCGTCAACGGGCTCGTGGTGGTCGATACCGAGTCGCACTGGTCCACCTTCGGCGAGGTGGTCATCATGCTGCTGGTACAGGTCGGCGGGCTCGGCATCATCTCGCTGGCCTCGCTCCTCGGACTGCTCGTGGCGCGGCGCATCGGGTTGCGGCTGCAGATCCTGGCGCAGGCGGAGAACAAGAGCCTGGAGCTGGGCGAGAGCAAGCGGGTGGTGCTCGGCGTCGTCCGGATGAGCCTCGCCGTGGAGGCGGTCACCGCCCTGTTCCTGTTCGCGCGGTTCGCGCTCGGCTACGACGTCTCGACGGGCCGCGCCGCGTATCTCGCGATGTTCCACGCCGTCACGGCCTACAACAACGCGGGCATCGCGCTTTACTCGGACAGCCTGACGGGGTTCGCCGAGGACCCCGGGATCGTCGTGCCGATCATGGTGGCGATCGTCATCGGCGGGCTCGGGTTCCCGGTGATCTACGAGGTCACGCGGGCGCTGCGCCGGCGGCTGAACCGGGACACCGCGCTGACGCGTTGGTCGCTGCACACGAAGCTGACGCTGATCACCTACTTCGCGTTGCTGGTCGGGGGTGTCGCCCTCATCACCGCGTTCGAGTGGACGAATCCGGCGACCCTGGGCCCGCGCGACGTGGCCGGCAAGATCCTCACGGGGACGTTCGCCGGGGTCTCGCCGCGCACAGCCGGTTTCAACACGATCGACGTGGGCGCGATGCATCCGACGTCGCTGCTCACCACCGACGTGTTGATGTTCATCGGCGGCGGCAGCGGCGGCGTGGCCGGTGGGATCAAAGTCACGACCTTCGCGATCCTGGCGTTCGTGATCTGGGCGGAGATCCGCGGCGAGCCGACCGTGCACGCCTTCGGCCGGCGCATCTCCGCCGACGTGCAGCGACAGGCGATCACCGTCGCGCTGCTCAGCGTCGGCACGGTGATGGTGGGCACGCTGACGCTGCTGCAGATGACGCACTTCGAACTCGACGCCGTGCTGTTCGAGGTGGTCTCGGCGTTCTCCACCGTGGGCCTGAGTACCGGGATCACCGACGATCCGCCCGTCGGCGGGCGGATACTGCTGGTGGTCCTGATGTTCGCGGGGCGACTCGGTCCCGTGACCGTGGCGTCCGCCCTCGCCCTGCGCGAGCGCGAGCGCCGCTACGAGTTGCCGGAGGAGCGTCCGATCGTTGGTTAA
- a CDS encoding DUF6891 domain-containing protein, whose amino-acid sequence MGSRFIQQNSQVPEWLRDGTLVRTLPDNTLRAASILVNPGYFTAARVAEVLEASGATPEEAREAVRAARAAYRAHLDRSDGEGDWARFDAACDAIAARGILVRHNFTCCRTCADAEIGDDRADEWGYVYFTQQDAEALAYAEPSVYLGYGSFGPSPSIDPAELASAQGDDERMSALYERTFDDLAAAITSALDAQGLRYEWDGDTGTRIRVVGMDWRRPLPEDDVAPPAAPAPESRKRNFGFRF is encoded by the coding sequence ATGGGGAGTCGCTTCATTCAGCAGAACAGTCAGGTACCCGAATGGTTGCGCGACGGGACGCTCGTGCGGACGTTGCCGGACAACACGCTCCGGGCGGCCTCGATCCTCGTCAACCCGGGCTACTTCACGGCGGCTCGCGTGGCGGAGGTGCTCGAGGCCTCCGGCGCCACCCCGGAGGAGGCTCGGGAGGCCGTCCGTGCCGCGCGGGCGGCGTACCGGGCCCACCTCGACCGATCGGACGGTGAGGGGGACTGGGCGCGGTTCGATGCCGCGTGCGACGCGATCGCCGCGCGCGGGATCCTGGTGCGGCACAACTTCACCTGCTGCCGGACCTGTGCCGACGCCGAGATCGGTGACGATCGCGCGGACGAGTGGGGGTACGTCTACTTCACCCAGCAGGACGCCGAGGCCCTGGCCTATGCGGAGCCCTCCGTCTACCTCGGGTACGGGTCCTTCGGCCCGTCGCCGTCGATCGACCCCGCCGAGCTCGCGAGCGCCCAGGGCGACGACGAGCGGATGTCCGCGCTGTACGAGCGCACCTTCGACGACCTCGCCGCCGCGATCACGTCGGCCCTGGACGCCCAGGGACTCCGCTACGAGTGGGACGGCGACACCGGCACGCGGATCCGGGTCGTCGGGATGGACTGGCGCCGGCCGCTTCCCGAGGACGACGTGGCCCCGCCGGCGGCCCCGGCCCCGGAGTCCCGGAAGCGGAACTTCGGCTTCCGCTTCTGA
- a CDS encoding SRPBCC family protein — MTEESRHISVVIPRSAAEVYAFAREPKNLVRWAAGLATGVRSDGDDLVADSPMGEVRVRFAPDNTFGVLDHDVTLPDGTVVNNPLRVLAHPDGAEVLFTVRRLGASDADFDRDCATVLSDLERLRAVTLAP, encoded by the coding sequence ATGACCGAGGAGTCCCGCCACATCAGCGTCGTGATCCCCCGCTCCGCCGCGGAGGTGTACGCCTTCGCCCGCGAGCCGAAGAACCTGGTCCGCTGGGCCGCCGGCCTCGCGACCGGCGTGCGATCCGACGGTGACGACCTGGTCGCGGACTCGCCGATGGGCGAGGTGCGCGTGCGGTTCGCGCCGGACAATACGTTCGGCGTCCTGGACCACGACGTGACGCTGCCCGACGGCACCGTCGTGAACAATCCCCTGCGCGTACTTGCACACCCGGACGGCGCGGAGGTGCTGTTCACGGTGCGGCGACTGGGAGCGAGCGATGCCGACTTCGACCGGGACTGCGCGACGGTCCTCTCCGACCTCGAGCGCCTGCGCGCGGTGACGCTCGCGCCCTGA